In Luteitalea sp. TBR-22, one genomic interval encodes:
- a CDS encoding Ig-like domain-containing protein, which yields MKRALLAALALCAALGQASSQLEAQSPAPLNFFKNFFITGDYAVQGIGLRGTGVNGVATGDIVIAPCADGDTERTGCVPRGVDVVAAFLYWQEIADSSDPLSGGRGVTFRGQPLSLPQSADSVEVLFGKNLGLGSPPCWSGGGGTGSGSGQNNLTFTYRADVLRFLDVDPQTGKTAGYGTHRVSLPDTRRASALGASLVVIYRDSSLPYSAIVLYDGTYSMANDTPSMTLPVVGFYDADDVNLAGKLTHIVGSGQANKGETLFYNDTTWLNPLTGSAGPNWDNPTFNVTVDPSRRSIVTGGRPGGTGSFDCLTWAAVVYKTPVNDDDKDGLLNLWETSTTPVVDPYGRELPLLSKMGASATTPDIFLEVNYFKTDTERTYGTEPLPAHSHLPSPQAVRLFGDMFKARGINVHIDLGQDYNVGTETLAEQYLVRDTVAGEGLARGGEWLDEGVTACTPPAGSPPWTCQFGAYPGTIGWKTGLRRVRDSVLVDPPAETPNACDLPGNSCERRFDDVRRDIFRYALFAHHIGIPKSTRPCVNPTTGALLEDVGGACPAGSQRNPDFNVPRTYSGIADFPGGDLIVALGGFKDAQGLPIGTPFMQAATLAHEFGHTAERRHGGEPFEPNCKPGYLSVMNYLYQLRGLVDDNGTPHMDFSDGTPFVTIDESAVQDGVYNTTPYRLGWYAPLDFSYLAGQRHPARSRCDGSPLQNGERMIRIDARASADPIDWNANGTLETATFAQDVNFNGFVNGSDSPTGSAPLKAASDDWSNLKLNQVGSRRNVGGQYRKANGTLAVGALSLSMGKLDLGLTDLGKLDLDAGKLDLDAGKLDLDAGKLDLGKLDLSLGKLDLGKLDLGKLDLDLGAAQEGSGDIGRGDFGGGDLFVNDPENPLGEIDASMAADLARTPPNEFRVCVVGVDAGCAAPGAGPSDVVARFNAPNIGGVAAFKLFRVDGATLTPQARWTQVNVVPADPDKPQDEDYVVIDASELVDGARYTYFAVANYQADAFQGGIDSDPSNLRTITGRNLPLVAGADTYGTDEDTALVVAAPGVLGNDKDEDSPVTLSASLMSGPANGTLVLNANGAFTYTPNPNFSGVDGFTYRPAAGSSVTGTVSITVRSVNDTPTISGLPPQVTIEQGAVAGPIAFTVADAEGAGALSLTGSSSNTALVPNGNIVFGGAGASRTITVTPAAGQAGTATITVRATDPDGLWATAAFALTVNANGAYTFVGLKNAPPPTGATFKAGSAIPMSWRYQRGSTVVDSANLTYTIRFAGPLPLKTQVNTDTGNSNFRYSNSSKSWQFNLQTKDLSTGRGLAPGTYEVTITPNDPRYAPSPTFTVTLVK from the coding sequence ATGAAGCGTGCCCTGTTGGCGGCCCTGGCGCTGTGCGCAGCCCTGGGCCAGGCGTCCTCGCAGCTCGAGGCGCAGTCCCCCGCCCCCCTCAATTTCTTCAAGAACTTCTTCATCACCGGCGACTACGCGGTCCAGGGCATCGGCCTGCGTGGCACCGGCGTCAACGGCGTCGCGACCGGTGACATCGTCATCGCGCCCTGCGCCGACGGCGACACCGAGCGCACCGGCTGCGTGCCCAGGGGCGTCGACGTCGTCGCGGCCTTCCTGTACTGGCAGGAGATCGCCGACAGCAGCGACCCGCTCTCGGGCGGTCGCGGGGTGACGTTCCGGGGCCAGCCCCTCAGCCTCCCGCAGTCGGCCGACAGCGTCGAGGTCCTGTTCGGGAAGAACCTCGGGCTCGGCAGCCCGCCCTGCTGGTCGGGTGGCGGCGGCACCGGCAGCGGCAGCGGCCAGAACAACCTGACGTTCACCTACCGCGCCGACGTGCTGCGCTTCCTGGACGTCGATCCGCAGACCGGCAAGACCGCCGGCTACGGCACGCACCGCGTCTCGCTGCCCGACACGCGCCGTGCGTCGGCCCTCGGCGCCAGCCTCGTGGTGATCTACCGCGACTCGTCGCTGCCCTACAGCGCCATCGTGCTCTACGACGGCACGTACTCGATGGCCAACGACACGCCGTCGATGACGCTGCCCGTCGTCGGCTTCTACGACGCCGACGACGTGAACCTGGCGGGCAAGCTCACCCACATCGTCGGCAGCGGCCAGGCCAACAAGGGCGAGACGCTGTTCTACAACGACACCACCTGGCTGAACCCGCTGACCGGCAGCGCCGGCCCGAACTGGGACAACCCGACGTTCAACGTCACCGTCGATCCCTCGCGCCGCAGCATCGTGACGGGCGGGCGACCGGGCGGCACCGGCAGCTTCGACTGCCTCACCTGGGCCGCCGTCGTCTACAAGACCCCGGTCAACGACGACGACAAGGACGGCCTGCTCAACCTGTGGGAGACCTCGACGACGCCGGTGGTCGACCCGTACGGGCGCGAGCTGCCACTGCTGTCGAAGATGGGCGCCAGCGCCACCACGCCCGACATCTTCCTCGAGGTCAACTACTTCAAGACCGACACCGAGCGCACCTACGGCACCGAGCCGCTGCCGGCCCATTCGCACCTGCCCTCACCGCAGGCGGTGCGCCTGTTCGGCGACATGTTCAAGGCCAGGGGCATCAACGTCCACATCGACCTGGGCCAGGACTACAACGTCGGCACGGAGACCTTGGCCGAGCAGTACCTCGTGCGCGACACCGTGGCGGGTGAAGGCCTGGCGCGAGGCGGCGAGTGGCTCGACGAAGGCGTCACCGCGTGCACGCCGCCGGCCGGATCGCCCCCCTGGACGTGCCAGTTCGGCGCCTACCCCGGCACGATCGGCTGGAAGACCGGCCTGCGGCGCGTCCGCGACTCCGTCCTCGTCGACCCGCCCGCCGAGACTCCGAACGCTTGCGACCTGCCCGGCAACAGCTGTGAGCGTCGCTTCGACGACGTGCGTCGCGACATCTTCCGGTACGCGCTCTTCGCACACCACATCGGCATCCCGAAGTCGACGCGCCCCTGCGTGAACCCGACCACCGGCGCACTGCTCGAGGACGTCGGCGGCGCCTGCCCGGCGGGCAGCCAGCGCAATCCCGATTTCAACGTGCCGCGCACCTACAGCGGCATCGCCGACTTCCCCGGCGGCGACCTCATCGTCGCTCTCGGCGGCTTCAAGGACGCCCAGGGGCTGCCGATCGGCACGCCGTTCATGCAGGCGGCGACCCTGGCCCACGAGTTCGGCCACACCGCGGAGCGTCGTCACGGCGGCGAGCCGTTCGAGCCCAACTGCAAGCCGGGCTACCTGAGCGTGATGAACTACCTGTACCAGCTGCGCGGGCTGGTGGACGACAACGGTACGCCGCACATGGACTTCTCCGATGGCACGCCGTTTGTGACCATCGACGAGTCGGCCGTGCAGGACGGCGTGTACAACACCACCCCGTATCGCCTCGGCTGGTATGCGCCGCTCGACTTCAGCTACCTCGCAGGACAGCGCCACCCGGCGCGGTCGCGCTGCGACGGGTCGCCGCTGCAGAACGGCGAGCGCATGATTCGCATCGACGCGCGCGCCTCCGCTGACCCGATCGACTGGAATGCCAACGGCACGCTCGAGACGGCGACCTTCGCGCAGGACGTCAACTTCAACGGCTTCGTCAACGGCTCCGACTCGCCGACCGGGTCCGCTCCGCTCAAGGCGGCCTCCGACGACTGGTCGAACCTGAAGTTGAACCAGGTGGGCTCGCGCCGCAACGTCGGCGGTCAGTACCGCAAGGCCAACGGGACGCTCGCCGTCGGCGCGCTGTCGCTGTCGATGGGCAAGCTCGATCTGGGCCTGACCGACCTCGGCAAGCTCGATCTCGACGCGGGCAAGCTCGATCTGGATGCCGGCAAGCTGGATCTGGACGCGGGCAAGCTCGATCTCGGCAAGCTCGACCTGAGCCTGGGCAAGCTGGATCTCGGCAAGCTCGATCTCGGCAAGCTCGATCTCGACCTCGGCGCGGCACAGGAGGGCAGCGGCGACATCGGCCGTGGCGACTTCGGCGGCGGCGACCTGTTCGTCAACGACCCCGAGAACCCGCTCGGCGAGATTGATGCCTCGATGGCCGCCGACCTCGCGCGCACGCCGCCCAACGAGTTCCGGGTGTGTGTCGTGGGCGTGGACGCCGGCTGCGCAGCACCAGGGGCGGGCCCGAGCGACGTGGTGGCGCGCTTCAACGCCCCCAACATCGGCGGCGTGGCAGCGTTCAAGTTGTTCCGTGTCGATGGCGCCACGCTGACGCCGCAGGCCAGGTGGACGCAGGTGAACGTCGTGCCCGCCGACCCGGACAAGCCGCAGGACGAGGACTACGTCGTCATCGACGCCAGCGAACTGGTGGACGGCGCCAGGTACACCTACTTCGCGGTGGCCAACTACCAGGCCGACGCGTTCCAGGGCGGCATCGACAGCGACCCGTCGAACCTGCGCACGATCACCGGCCGCAACCTGCCGCTCGTCGCCGGTGCCGACACCTACGGCACCGACGAGGACACCGCCCTCGTGGTGGCGGCGCCCGGCGTGCTCGGCAACGACAAGGACGAGGACAGCCCGGTGACGCTGTCGGCCTCGCTGATGTCCGGGCCGGCCAACGGCACGCTCGTGCTCAACGCCAACGGCGCGTTCACGTACACGCCGAACCCGAACTTCAGCGGCGTCGATGGCTTCACGTACCGCCCGGCGGCGGGCAGCAGCGTGACCGGCACGGTGTCCATCACCGTGCGGTCGGTCAACGACACGCCGACCATCAGCGGCCTGCCGCCCCAGGTGACCATCGAGCAGGGCGCGGTGGCCGGCCCGATCGCGTTCACGGTGGCCGACGCCGAGGGCGCGGGCGCGCTGTCGCTCACCGGATCGTCGAGCAACACGGCGCTGGTGCCCAACGGCAACATCGTGTTCGGCGGCGCAGGCGCGTCGCGCACCATCACGGTGACGCCGGCGGCAGGCCAGGCGGGCACGGCGACGATCACCGTGCGGGCCACCGACCCGGACGGCCTGTGGGCGACGGCGGCCTTCGCGCTGACGGTGAACGCCAACGGCGCGTACACCTTCGTCGGGCTGAAGAACGCGCCGCCGCCGACCGGCGCCACGTTCAAGGCCGGCAGCGCCATCCCGATGTCGTGGCGATACCAGCGCGGCTCGACCGTCGTCGACAGCGCCAACCTGACGTACACGATCCGGTTCGCGGGTCCGCTGCCGCTCAAGACACAGGTGAACACCGACACCGGCAACAGCAACTTCCGGTACTCGAACTCCAGCAAGAGCTGGCAGTTCAACCTGCAGACCAAGGACCTGAGCACGGGCCGCGGCCTCGCGCCGGGGACGTACGAGGTGACCATCACCCCGAACGACCCGCGCTACGCGCCGAGCCCGACGTTCACGGTGACGTTGGTGAAGTAG
- a CDS encoding beta-L-arabinofuranosidase domain-containing protein, with protein sequence MHRRAFLAGVTAGMAGSALAAPASSSTEVESVDADRQGRSRPAPVGAPLFRPLPVGAIRPAGWLARQLRIQADGLTGHLDEFWPDVGRSRWFGGDAEGWERAILLANKVLAQYHDATGDRRVLEAVTRSLRALDGGLDRTPLYDWGRFRWFEGLVPIFHVHAHAPEPWLLALARKLRAQGIDFRALAQSGALDVPTPRRGLWTWSRHVVNLAMATKAAALSWRLDGRPEDRAFATAFIERLDRHHGQVTGMFSGDECLSGRNPLQGTELCAVVEYMYSLEHLFATFGEVAFADRLERLAFNALPAAVAPDGWTHQYDQQVNQVQCTINHEHGWSTNGPESNLFGLEPNFGCCTANMHQGWPKFVAHLWMRTSDEGLVAAAWAPCDVRTEVRGVPVRIEVATDYPFRETIDVTVTASRPVRFPLALRVPGWARGATCRVAGAAAVAMTPGALHRVERAWEGAVTMTLRLPMAARVTERYQQAVAIERGPLVYALGIGEQWTRVNADKPHREPPHADHEVRPTTPWNYGLVLDEASPASSLRFEERPVGAQPFSPDGAGMIARTTGRRIPDWKLVRGWAGEFSVAERRLSDPARPITTEPVEEVTLLPYGCTNLRVTEFPKL encoded by the coding sequence ATGCATCGTCGCGCCTTTCTTGCGGGAGTGACGGCGGGCATGGCGGGTTCCGCCCTGGCCGCCCCGGCCTCGTCCTCGACGGAGGTCGAGAGCGTTGACGCCGACCGGCAGGGCAGGTCGCGGCCGGCCCCCGTCGGCGCGCCCCTGTTCCGCCCCCTGCCGGTCGGCGCCATCCGGCCGGCGGGGTGGCTGGCCCGCCAGTTGCGCATCCAGGCCGACGGCCTCACCGGGCACCTCGACGAGTTCTGGCCCGACGTCGGGCGCAGTCGCTGGTTCGGCGGCGACGCGGAAGGGTGGGAGCGGGCCATCCTCCTCGCCAACAAGGTCCTCGCGCAGTACCACGACGCCACCGGCGATCGGCGCGTGCTCGAGGCCGTGACGCGCAGCCTCCGTGCGCTCGACGGTGGCCTCGACCGCACCCCGCTCTACGACTGGGGGCGCTTCCGCTGGTTCGAGGGGCTGGTGCCGATCTTCCACGTCCACGCGCACGCGCCCGAGCCGTGGCTGCTCGCGCTCGCCCGCAAGCTGCGGGCGCAGGGCATCGACTTCCGCGCCCTGGCCCAATCAGGCGCCCTCGACGTCCCCACGCCTCGTCGGGGCCTCTGGACCTGGTCCCGACACGTCGTCAACCTCGCCATGGCGACCAAGGCGGCGGCACTCTCCTGGCGCCTCGACGGACGGCCCGAGGACCGGGCGTTCGCCACGGCGTTCATCGAGCGCCTCGATCGCCATCACGGCCAGGTGACGGGGATGTTCTCCGGCGACGAGTGCCTGTCGGGACGCAACCCGCTGCAGGGCACCGAGCTGTGTGCGGTCGTCGAGTACATGTACTCGCTGGAGCACCTGTTCGCGACGTTCGGCGAGGTCGCCTTCGCCGATCGGCTGGAGCGCCTCGCGTTCAACGCGTTGCCGGCCGCCGTCGCCCCCGACGGCTGGACGCACCAGTACGACCAGCAGGTCAACCAGGTGCAGTGCACGATCAACCACGAACACGGCTGGTCGACCAACGGCCCCGAGTCCAACCTGTTCGGCCTCGAACCCAACTTCGGCTGCTGCACGGCCAACATGCACCAGGGCTGGCCGAAGTTCGTGGCGCACCTGTGGATGCGCACCAGCGACGAGGGGCTCGTGGCGGCGGCATGGGCGCCGTGCGACGTGCGGACCGAGGTCCGCGGCGTGCCCGTGCGCATCGAGGTCGCCACCGACTACCCGTTCCGCGAGACGATCGACGTCACGGTGACCGCCTCGCGGCCCGTGCGCTTCCCGCTGGCGCTGCGCGTCCCGGGCTGGGCGCGCGGGGCGACGTGCCGCGTCGCCGGAGCCGCCGCCGTCGCGATGACGCCTGGCGCGCTGCACCGGGTCGAGCGCGCGTGGGAGGGCGCGGTGACGATGACGCTGCGGTTGCCGATGGCCGCCCGGGTCACCGAGCGCTACCAGCAGGCCGTGGCCATCGAGCGCGGGCCGCTGGTGTATGCGCTCGGCATCGGCGAGCAGTGGACGCGCGTCAACGCCGACAAGCCGCACCGCGAGCCGCCGCACGCCGACCACGAGGTGCGCCCGACGACGCCGTGGAACTACGGCCTGGTGCTCGACGAGGCGAGTCCGGCTTCCTCCCTCCGGTTCGAGGAGCGGCCCGTGGGGGCGCAGCCGTTCTCGCCCGACGGCGCGGGGATGATCGCGAGGACCACGGGCAGGCGCATCCCGGACTGGAAGCTGGTGCGGGGCTGGGCCGGTGAGTTCTCGGTGGCGGAGCGGCGGCTGTCCGACCCGGCGCGCCCCATCACCACCGAGCCCGTCGAGGAGGTGACGCTCCTGCCGTACGGCTGCACCAACCTGCGGGTGACCGAGTTCCCGAAGCTCTGA
- a CDS encoding response regulator transcription factor, producing the protein MARLLVIEDEPHLAMGLRFNLEADGHEVTVATDGESGLAQVREDGAAFDAVVLDVMLPGIDGFQVARTLRERGDYVPILMLTARGRPEDVLEGFDAGVDDYLPKPFELPILLARVRSLLRRNSWARATTPAPPAEKRAEVLRFGGNSFDPATLELRVGSLPYHLTAMEADLLQYLLRNAGTVVSRKAILEDVWDLHEETDTRAIDNFIVRLRRFLNEDPSRPRHVLTVRGIGYKFIADPVDPPREEGPAAPRRR; encoded by the coding sequence ATGGCGCGCCTGCTGGTGATCGAGGACGAGCCGCACCTCGCGATGGGCCTGCGCTTCAACCTCGAGGCGGACGGCCACGAGGTGACCGTCGCGACCGACGGCGAGAGCGGCCTGGCACAGGTGCGTGAGGATGGGGCCGCCTTCGACGCCGTGGTGCTCGACGTGATGCTGCCGGGCATCGACGGCTTCCAGGTCGCGCGGACGCTGCGCGAGCGGGGCGACTACGTCCCCATCCTGATGCTGACCGCGCGCGGCCGCCCGGAGGACGTCCTCGAGGGCTTCGACGCCGGCGTGGACGACTACCTGCCCAAGCCGTTCGAGCTGCCGATCCTGCTGGCGCGGGTGCGCAGCCTGCTGCGCCGCAACAGTTGGGCACGCGCGACGACGCCGGCGCCGCCAGCCGAGAAGCGCGCCGAGGTCCTCCGCTTCGGCGGCAACTCGTTCGATCCCGCCACGTTGGAACTGCGCGTCGGGTCGCTGCCCTACCACCTGACGGCGATGGAGGCCGACCTGCTGCAGTACCTGCTGCGCAATGCCGGCACGGTCGTGTCGCGCAAGGCGATCCTCGAGGACGTGTGGGACCTGCACGAGGAGACCGATACGCGCGCGATCGACAACTTCATCGTGCGCCTGCGGCGATTCCTCAACGAGGACCCCTCGCGGCCGCGCCACGTGCTGACGGTGCGCGGGATCGGCTACAAGTTCATCGCCGATCCCGTCGATCCGCCGCGCGAGGAAGGGCCGGCCGCGCCCAGGCGCCGCTGA
- a CDS encoding sensor histidine kinase KdpD — protein MTRRNTATIVFVSLCVVLVAAAVTLNVGWIYLHGRRVLPLVLGVLAFALIIAGIIVYTVFLVRELHRNDQQDAFLNAVTHELKTPIASIRLYLQTLQAREVSEAQRADFYRIMLADADRLQQTVELVLKAGAAGQRLALHERHPVDLAALAAEVLDVARLRHHLGPDAMTLDTRAAEGAWVEGDAEDLRSVLSNLLDNAVKYSRGLVRVTLDVDVPESDRVRIRVSDQGVGIPQSQLKRIFRRFHRFQWRGSKVKGTGLGLYIVRSIVRRHGGRVFAASEGEGRGSTFTIELPRMGRP, from the coding sequence GTGACCCGCCGCAACACCGCGACGATCGTCTTCGTCTCGCTCTGCGTCGTCCTCGTTGCCGCCGCGGTCACCCTCAACGTCGGCTGGATCTACCTCCACGGCCGGCGGGTGCTGCCGCTGGTGCTCGGCGTGCTGGCCTTCGCGCTGATCATCGCCGGCATCATCGTGTACACCGTGTTCCTCGTGCGGGAACTGCACCGCAACGACCAGCAGGACGCCTTCCTCAACGCCGTCACGCACGAGCTGAAGACGCCCATCGCCTCGATTCGCCTGTACCTGCAGACGCTGCAGGCGCGCGAGGTGAGCGAGGCGCAGCGCGCCGACTTCTACCGGATCATGCTCGCCGACGCCGATCGCCTGCAGCAGACCGTGGAGCTGGTGCTGAAGGCCGGCGCCGCCGGCCAGCGACTCGCGCTGCACGAGCGGCACCCCGTCGACCTCGCCGCGCTCGCTGCCGAGGTGCTCGACGTGGCCCGCCTGCGGCACCACCTCGGCCCCGACGCCATGACGCTGGACACCAGGGCCGCCGAGGGCGCGTGGGTCGAGGGCGACGCCGAGGACCTCCGCAGCGTGCTGTCCAACCTGCTCGACAACGCCGTCAAGTACTCGCGCGGCCTGGTGCGCGTGACGCTCGACGTCGACGTGCCCGAATCCGACCGCGTGCGCATCCGCGTCTCCGACCAGGGTGTGGGCATTCCCCAGTCGCAGCTCAAGCGGATCTTCCGCCGCTTCCACCGGTTCCAGTGGCGCGGCTCGAAGGTCAAGGGCACCGGGCTCGGCCTGTACATCGTGCGATCCATCGTCAGGCGCCATGGCGGGCGGGTGTTCGCCGCCAGCGAGGGCGAGGGCCGCGGCTCGACGTTCACGATCGAGCTGCCGCGGATGGGACGTCCCTGA
- a CDS encoding fatty acid desaturase, with product MSAPVKIASIYGRKAAQGHGVNWITVIAMTAFHIGAVAAFFYIDLGAMLAAAVMWFVAGSLGIGMAYHRLLTHRGYKTYKWVEYFLTICGTLALEGGPIFWVATHRIHHQHSDHEGDPHTPREGTFWAHMGWIFMGKAMHHDTAVLRRYVPDLSRDPVHVWLTTWHWVPQVVVGLAFLAFGGIPYVLWAVFFRTTYGLHATWLVNSATHLWGSRRFKTKDDSTNLWWVALLTFGEGWHNNHHAHPVSARHGLAWYEVDINYINISILRALGLVWDVKVARLEHVHRMPQQTDDAIDISSAEPLALEKS from the coding sequence ATGAGCGCACCCGTCAAGATCGCTTCCATCTACGGCCGAAAGGCCGCCCAGGGCCATGGCGTCAACTGGATCACGGTCATCGCGATGACCGCGTTCCACATCGGGGCCGTGGCTGCGTTCTTCTACATCGACCTCGGCGCGATGCTCGCCGCCGCGGTGATGTGGTTCGTCGCCGGCAGCCTCGGCATCGGCATGGCGTATCACCGCCTGCTGACCCACCGCGGCTACAAGACCTACAAGTGGGTCGAGTACTTCCTGACGATCTGCGGCACGCTCGCGCTCGAGGGTGGTCCGATTTTCTGGGTCGCCACGCACCGCATCCACCACCAGCATTCCGACCACGAGGGCGACCCGCACACGCCGCGTGAGGGCACCTTCTGGGCGCACATGGGCTGGATCTTCATGGGCAAGGCGATGCACCACGACACCGCCGTGCTGCGCCGCTACGTGCCGGACCTGAGCCGCGATCCCGTGCACGTCTGGCTGACGACCTGGCACTGGGTGCCGCAGGTGGTCGTCGGCCTGGCGTTCCTCGCCTTCGGTGGCATTCCGTACGTGCTGTGGGCCGTGTTCTTCCGCACCACCTACGGGCTGCACGCGACCTGGCTCGTGAACTCGGCGACCCACCTCTGGGGCTCGCGCCGCTTCAAGACCAAGGACGACTCGACGAACCTGTGGTGGGTGGCCCTGCTCACGTTCGGCGAGGGCTGGCACAACAACCACCACGCTCACCCGGTGTCGGCGCGCCACGGCCTGGCCTGGTACGAAGTGGACATCAACTACATCAACATCAGCATCCTGCGCGCCCTCGGCCTGGTCTGGGACGTCAAGGTCGCGCGCCTCGAGCACGTGCACCGCATGCCGCAGCAGACCGACGACGCCATCGACATCTCGTCGGCGGAACCCCTGGCGCTCGAGAAGTCGTAG
- a CDS encoding glycoside hydrolase family 43 protein, with protein sequence MTYRTIAFALATTAVATMGLTAQSPWFKDQPLLPGIHTADPSAHVFGGRLYVYPSHDIDAGVPQDDLGSHFAMRDYHVYSMDRVGAPVKDHGVALAIEQVKWARRQMWAPDAAERDGRYYLYFPAKDADDVFRIGVAAGTSPSGPFTADPAPVAGTYSIDPAVFRDTDGAHYMYFGGIWGGQLQRWATGTYKREDTYPAAGAPALMPKVARLGADMKTLAEAPRDVRILDADGTPLKAGDTARRFFEGSWVHRYGGKYYLSYSTGDTHYLVYATADSPYGPFTYRGRLMEPVLGWTTHHSIVEHQGQWYLFYHDAQASGGQTHLRNMKVTRLTHRPDGAIETIVPYRTTG encoded by the coding sequence ATGACCTACCGCACGATTGCTTTCGCCCTCGCCACGACCGCCGTCGCGACGATGGGGCTGACCGCCCAGTCGCCGTGGTTCAAGGACCAACCGCTGCTGCCGGGCATCCATACTGCCGACCCGTCGGCGCACGTGTTCGGCGGCCGCCTGTACGTGTATCCCTCGCACGACATCGACGCCGGCGTGCCGCAGGACGACCTGGGCAGCCACTTCGCGATGCGCGACTACCACGTGTACTCGATGGATCGGGTGGGCGCCCCGGTGAAGGATCACGGCGTGGCGCTGGCCATCGAGCAGGTCAAGTGGGCCAGGCGCCAGATGTGGGCGCCTGACGCCGCCGAGCGCGACGGACGGTACTACCTGTACTTCCCCGCCAAGGACGCCGACGACGTGTTCCGCATCGGCGTCGCGGCGGGCACGAGCCCCAGCGGCCCGTTCACCGCCGACCCCGCGCCGGTCGCCGGCACGTACAGCATCGATCCGGCGGTGTTCCGCGACACCGACGGCGCGCACTACATGTACTTCGGCGGCATCTGGGGCGGGCAGTTGCAGCGCTGGGCGACCGGTACCTACAAGCGCGAGGACACGTACCCGGCGGCGGGCGCGCCGGCCCTCATGCCGAAGGTGGCGCGGCTGGGCGCCGACATGAAGACGCTCGCCGAGGCGCCGCGCGACGTGCGCATCCTCGACGCCGACGGCACGCCGTTGAAGGCTGGCGACACCGCGCGCCGCTTCTTCGAGGGCTCCTGGGTGCACCGGTACGGCGGCAAGTACTACCTGTCCTACTCGACCGGCGACACGCACTACCTCGTGTACGCGACGGCAGACTCGCCGTACGGCCCCTTCACCTATCGCGGGCGCCTGATGGAGCCGGTGCTCGGCTGGACGACCCATCACTCGATCGTCGAGCACCAGGGACAGTGGTACCTCTTCTACCACGACGCGCAGGCCTCGGGCGGGCAGACCCACCTGCGCAACATGAAGGTGACGCGCCTCACCCACCGCCCCGACGGCGCCATCGAGACCATCGTCCCGTACCGCACGACGGGCTGA